A stretch of Equus przewalskii isolate Varuska chromosome 11, EquPr2, whole genome shotgun sequence DNA encodes these proteins:
- the SERPING1 gene encoding plasma protease C1 inhibitor has protein sequence MASRLTPLTLLLLLLLAGHRAASNPDDSNHSFTDPESLQGESKGDILDILKGTVPKTVSIQDTVSSSTLPETKETNTTVSATLGSTTQPTTQPTTEFGCPEPDISCPDLGNHSAEMMLGDALTDFSVKLYHAFSAVKKPRSNMAFSPFSIASLLTQVLLGAGDSTKKNLESVLSYPMNFACVHQTMKAFRSKGFSSASQIFHSPDLAIKNAFVNASRSLYGSSPRVLGNDSQVNLELINAWVAENTNHKISRLLDSLPADARLVLLNAVSLNAKWKKTFDPKNTRMEPFYVKSSVKKVLMMSSKKYPVAHFTDQILKAKVGQLQLSHNLSLVILVPQDMKQHLEDVEQALSPSVFKAILKKLEMTKIQPTLLMIPRIKVKSSQDMLTIMEKLEFFDFSYDLNLCRMTEDPDLQVSAMQHQITLELMESGVEAAAATAVSVARNLLIFHVDQPFLFVLWDQQHKFPVFMGRVYDPMA, from the exons CAACCACAGCTTCACAGATCCAGAGAGCTTGCaaggagaaagcaaaggagaCATCTTGGACATCTTGAAGGGAACTGTGCCCAAGACAGTATCCATTCAAGACACGGTGAGCTCTTCCACCTTGCCGGAAACCAAGGAGACCAACACAACAGTTAGTGCCACTTTGGGATCTACCACTCAACCAACTACCCAGCCCACTACTGAGTTCGGCTGCCCGGAGCCTGACATCTCCTGCCCTGACTTGGGCAATCATTCAGCAGAGATGATGTTGGGGGACGCTTTGACAGATTTCTCCGTGAAGCTGTACCACGCCTTCTCAGCAGTGAAGAAACCCAGGAGCAACATGGCCTTTTCCCCATTCAGCATCGCCAGCCTCCTCACTCAGGTCCTGCTTG GGGCTGGGGACAGCACCAAGAAAAACCTGGAGAGCGTCCTCTCGTACCCCATGAACTTTGCCTGTGTCCACCAGACCATGAAGGCCTTCAGGTCTAAAGGCTTCAGCTCAGCCTCTCAGATCTTCCACAGCCCAG ACCTGGCCATAAAGAACGCGTTTGTGAACGCCTCTCGGAGCCTGTATGGCAGCAGCCCCAGAGTCCTGGGAAATGACAGTCAAGTCAACTTGGAGCTCATCAACGCCTGGGTGGCAGAGAACACCAACCACAAGATCAGCCGGCTGCTAGACAGCCTGCCCGCCGACGCTCGCCTTGTCCTCCTCAATGCCGTCTCCCTGAATG ccaagtggaagaaaacatttgatcCGAAAAATACCAGGATGGAGCCCTTTTACGTTAAATCCTCTGTGAAAAAAGTGCTTATGATGAGTAGCAAGAAGTACCCTGTGGCCCATTTCACTGACCAGATTCTGAAGGCCAAG GTGGGACAACTGCAGCTCTCCCACAACCTTAGCTTGGTGATCCTGGTGCCCCAGGACATGAAACAACATCTTGAAGACGTGGAGCAGGCTCTCAGCCCCTCTGTCTTCAAGGCCATCCTGAAGAAGCTGGAGATGACCAAGATCCAGCCTACTCTCCTGATGATTCCCCGAATCAAAGTAAAGAGTAGCCAGGACATGCTGACAATCATGGAGAAGCTAG AATTCTTTGACTTTAGTTACGACCTCAACCTGTGCAGGATGACTGAGGACCCGGATCTTCAGGTTTCTGCGATGCAGCACCAGATCACGCTGGAGCTGATGGAGTCCGGGGTGGAGGCGGCTGCAGCCACGGCTGTGTCTGTGGCCCGCAATTTGCTGATCTTCCATGTGGATCAGCCCTTCCTCTTCGTGCTCTGGGACCAGCAGCACAAGTTCCCTGTCTTCATGGGGCGAGTGTATGACCCCATGGCCTAA